One Bos taurus isolate L1 Dominette 01449 registration number 42190680 breed Hereford chromosome 25, ARS-UCD2.0, whole genome shotgun sequence genomic window carries:
- the NTN3 gene encoding netrin-3 precursor has translation MPGWPWGLLLTAGTLSAALSPGPLAPADPCHDDGGAPRGCVPGLVNAALGREVLASSTCGRPATRACDASDPRRAHPAALLTSAGGTASPVCWRSDSLTQVPHNVTLTVPLGKAFELVFVSLRFCSAPPTSLALLKSQDHGRSWTPLGFFSSHCGLDYGRLPAPADGPAGPGPEALCFPAPQAQPDGGGLLAFSVQDGSPPGLDLDSSPVLQDWVTATDIQVVLTRPAVLGDTRGAMATAPYSYSATELQVGGRCKCNGHASRCLLDPQGHLTCDCRHGTEGPDCSRCKPFYCDRPWQRATAREAHACLACSCNGHARRCRFNMELYRLSGRRSGGVCLNCRHNTAGRHCHYCREGFYRDPGRALSDRRACRACDCHPVGAAGKTCNQTTGQCPCKDGVTGLTCNRCAPGFQQSRSPVAPCVKTPVPGPTEESSPVAPQDCDLHCKPARGSYRISLKKFCRKDYAVQVAVGARGEARGSWTRFPVAVLAVFRSGEERARRGSSALWVPARDAACGCPRLLPGRRYLLLGGGPGAAVGGPGGRGPGLSAARGSLVLPWRDAWTRRLRRLQRRERRGRCGAA, from the exons ATGCCCGGCTGGCCCTGGGGGCTGCTGCTGACCGCGGGCACGCTCTCGGCCGCGCTGAGCCCGGGGCCGCTGGCCCCTGCCGACCCCTGCCATGACGACGGGGGCGCGCCCCGCGGCTGCGTGCCGGGCCTGGTGAACGCAGCCTTGGGCCGCGAGGTGCTGGCCTCCAGCACGTGCGGGCGGCCGGCCACGCGGGCCTGCGACGCTTCGGACCCGCGGCGTGCACACCCCGCCGCCCTCCTGACCTCCGCAGGCGGCACCGCCAGCCCGGTATGCTGGCGCTCGGACTCGCTGACGCAGGTGCCCCACAACGTGACCCTCACAGTGCCCCTGGGCAAGGCTTTTGAGCTGGTGTTCGTGAGCCTGCGCTTCTGCTCGGcgccccccacctccctggcccTGCTTAAGTCGCAGGACCACGGCCGCAGCTGGACCCCACTCGgcttcttctcctcccactgtGGCCTGGACTACGGCCGCCTGCCTGCGCCTGCCGATGGCCCAGCTGGCCCGGGGCCCGAAGCCCTATGCTTCCCCGCGCCCCAGGCCCAGCCTGACGGTGGTGGCCTGCTGGCCTTCAGCGTGCaggacggcagcccgccaggcctggATCTGGACAGCAGCCCGGTGCTCCAAGACTGGGTGACCGCCACGGACATTCAAGTAGTGCTCACAAGGCCTGCCGTGCTGGGAGACACCAGGGGCGCCATGGCCACGGCCCCTTACTCTTACTCAGCCACTGAGCTTCAGGTGGGCGGGCGCTGCAAATGCAATGGGCATGCGTCCAGGTGCCTGCTGGACCCCCAGGGCCACCTGACCTGCGACTGCCGGCACGGCACCGAGGGTCCGGACTGCAGCCGCTGCAAGCCCTTCTACTGCGACAGGCCGTGGCAGCGGGCCACCGCCCGGGAAGCCCACGCCTGCCTTG CTTGCTCCTGCAATGGCCATGCCCGCCGCTGCCGCTTCAACATGGAGCTATACCGACTGTCTGGCCGCCGCAGCGGCGGTGTCTGCCTCAACTGCCGGCACAATACCGCCGGCCGGCATTGCCACTACTGCCGGGAGGGCTTCTACCGAGACCCCGGCCGTGCCCTGAGTGACCGCCGCGCCTGCAGGG CCTGTGACTGTCACCCTGTTGGTGCTGCTGGCAAAACCTGCAACCAGACCACCGGCCAGTGTCCCTGCAAGGATGGCGTCACTGGCCTCACCTGCAACCGCTGTGCCCCTGGCTTCCAGCAGAGCCGCTCTCCGGTGGCACCTTGCGTTA AGACCCCTGTCCCTGGACCCACTGAGGAGAGCAGTCCTGTGGCGCCCCAGG ACTGCGACTTGCACTGCAAACCCGCTCGTGGCAGCTACCGCATCAGCCTGAAGAAGTTCTGCAGGAAGGACTACG CGGTGCAGGTGGCGGTGGGCGCGCGCGGCGAGGCGCGTGGCTCCTGGACGCGCTTCCCGGTGGCCGTGCTCGCCGTGTTCCGGAGCGGCGAGGAGCGCGCCCGGCGCGGGAGCAGCGCGCTGTGGGTGCCGGCGCGGGACGCCGCCTGCGGGTGCCCCCGCCTACTGCCAGGCCGCCGCTACCTGCTGCTGGGGGGCGGGCCGGGGGCCGCGGTCGGGGGCCccgggggccgggggccggggcTCAGCGCCGCCCGCGGGAGCCTCGTGTTGCCCTGGCGGGATGCGTGGACGAGACGCCTTCGGAGGCTGCAGCGGCGCGAGCGGCGGGGGCGCTGTGGGGCTGCCTGA